In one window of Candidatus Binatia bacterium DNA:
- a CDS encoding PBP1A family penicillin-binding protein gives MLRRIFRFFFWTVTLTVVAAGLVAFVLWRELSQDLPPVEELLRYRPPAATLVYAADGSLIGEFFEERRYPVSIFEVPRHVKDAFLAAEDTEFHAHRGVDFQAMVRAFLANWQRDTIVQGASTITQQVVKQLLLSPERSYERKLKEIILATQLESKLRKEKILELYLNEIYFGAGSYGIVAASETYFGVGVQDLTIAQSALLAGLAKAPSRYNPQTNPERAIERQRYVLRRMLDEDLITPEEFREATAEPSTFDGYRIGTYSIAPWYVEHVRRLLEAHFGANFTSRGLRVHTAMDPAMQAAAVSTLHTGLGDIERRYRLRVTLDRLKPDEFEAYLNRQRGTHPLGNPQNAIVTAVVTKGEEAGLRLQTPWEKGGVDSENLVAARGKLKPGFFRPGDAIAVDPIGRAEDGTARFALDPDPQVEGALVSIEPDTGLVKAMVGGVDYARSQFNRAVLAQRQPGSIFKPFVFAAAIDQGFSPDSIFMDAPISLPNGARGLWSPRNFGDKYYGAVPLRKALAKSLNSVTVRLVGNLGIDPLRDYLDIFGFQARFARHASIVLGSSEVTPLELARAYGVFATEGRRFEPIFITGITDSDGNPIDFPGAHARFLPVMQPETARTMTDMLTTVVQEGTGRAAKKLERPAAGKTGTTNDSKDVWFAGFTPDLVTVVWVGYDGSRPLGRRVTGGGAAAPLWTKYMAQVLEGREIREFTPPELAPTMSADIEPATGAPTAPPVPAKQRPTRDRPTQDRPQAYPPTA, from the coding sequence GTGCTGAGACGGATCTTCCGCTTCTTCTTCTGGACCGTGACGCTCACCGTCGTCGCGGCCGGGCTCGTCGCCTTCGTACTCTGGAGAGAACTCTCGCAGGACCTTCCCCCCGTGGAAGAGCTTCTGCGGTACCGACCTCCGGCGGCGACCCTGGTCTACGCCGCCGACGGCAGCCTCATCGGCGAGTTCTTCGAGGAACGACGCTACCCCGTGTCGATCTTCGAGGTCCCGCGCCATGTGAAGGACGCGTTCCTCGCCGCGGAAGACACCGAGTTCCACGCGCATCGCGGCGTCGACTTCCAGGCCATGGTGCGCGCGTTCCTCGCCAACTGGCAACGCGACACGATCGTTCAGGGAGCAAGCACGATCACGCAACAGGTGGTGAAGCAGCTCCTGCTCTCGCCGGAGCGCAGCTACGAGCGGAAACTCAAAGAGATCATTCTCGCGACGCAGTTGGAGTCCAAACTGCGCAAGGAAAAGATCCTCGAGCTCTACCTAAACGAGATCTACTTCGGTGCCGGCTCCTACGGCATCGTCGCGGCCTCCGAGACCTACTTCGGTGTCGGAGTGCAGGACCTGACAATCGCGCAGTCCGCGCTCCTCGCCGGGCTCGCGAAAGCGCCGAGTCGTTACAACCCGCAGACCAACCCCGAGAGGGCTATCGAGCGCCAACGCTACGTATTGCGACGCATGCTCGATGAAGACCTGATCACCCCCGAGGAGTTCCGCGAGGCGACGGCGGAGCCCTCTACCTTCGACGGCTACCGAATCGGTACGTACTCAATCGCGCCCTGGTACGTCGAACACGTGCGCCGGCTTCTCGAGGCGCACTTCGGCGCGAACTTCACGAGTCGCGGACTGCGCGTGCACACAGCAATGGACCCCGCGATGCAGGCAGCCGCGGTGAGCACGCTGCACACCGGCCTCGGCGACATCGAGCGCCGCTACCGACTGCGCGTCACCCTCGACCGCCTCAAACCGGACGAGTTCGAGGCGTACCTCAACCGCCAGCGAGGAACGCACCCGCTCGGCAACCCGCAGAACGCGATCGTGACTGCCGTCGTGACCAAAGGAGAAGAAGCCGGACTCCGCCTGCAGACGCCGTGGGAAAAGGGGGGCGTGGACAGCGAGAACCTGGTGGCGGCGCGCGGCAAGTTGAAGCCGGGCTTCTTCCGTCCTGGAGACGCAATCGCCGTGGATCCGATCGGCCGAGCCGAGGACGGAACGGCTCGGTTTGCGCTCGACCCCGACCCCCAGGTCGAAGGAGCTCTCGTCTCGATCGAACCCGACACTGGGCTCGTGAAAGCAATGGTCGGCGGCGTCGACTACGCACGCAGCCAGTTCAACCGCGCGGTTCTCGCCCAGCGTCAGCCGGGCTCGATCTTCAAACCGTTCGTATTCGCCGCCGCGATCGACCAAGGCTTCAGCCCCGACTCGATATTCATGGACGCACCGATCTCGCTCCCCAACGGCGCGCGCGGCCTCTGGAGCCCGAGGAACTTCGGCGACAAATACTACGGCGCCGTGCCGCTCCGGAAGGCGCTCGCGAAGTCACTGAACTCGGTGACCGTGCGCCTCGTCGGGAATCTCGGAATCGACCCGCTGCGCGACTACCTCGACATCTTCGGCTTCCAGGCGCGCTTCGCGCGGCACGCGTCGATCGTCCTGGGAAGTAGTGAGGTCACGCCTCTCGAGTTGGCTCGCGCCTACGGCGTGTTCGCGACCGAAGGCCGCCGGTTCGAACCGATCTTCATCACCGGCATCACCGATTCCGACGGCAACCCCATCGACTTCCCGGGCGCGCACGCGCGATTCCTGCCCGTGATGCAGCCCGAGACGGCGCGCACCATGACCGACATGCTCACGACGGTCGTCCAGGAGGGAACCGGCCGAGCCGCCAAGAAGCTCGAGCGCCCCGCCGCCGGCAAGACGGGTACGACGAACGATTCGAAGGACGTCTGGTTCGCGGGCTTCACCCCGGATCTCGTGACAGTCGTCTGGGTTGGATACGACGGCAGCCGCCCTCTTGGCAGGCGCGTGACCGGCGGCGGCGCCGCGGCGCCGCTGTGGACGAAATACATGGCACAGGTGCTCGAAGGTCGGGAGATCCGCGAGTTCACGCCGCCGGAACTGGCGCCGACGATGAGCGCGGACATCGAGCCGGCGACCGGAGCACCCACCGCGCCGCCGGTGCCCGCCAAGCAGCGTCCGACCCGAGACCGGCCTACCCAAGACCGCCCGCAGGCCTACCCCCCGACCGCGTAG
- a CDS encoding DUF748 domain-containing protein encodes MHDDEAAAPEPVPSEARRRPRRIHVVRWLILGLLVTAGYWIASYSVRPAAQSWLSRTLGSPVKVVRVGFDPIDAVITLEGLVTRLPSEGNALGPPIVAERARIDLQWFPLVHKRLQVREFTLEGAVITLDEAPNLVPSLETLGAPARPKTLPDGWTVQVDRVALRDSTLKLRSLSTGTEPLTISVHEAEVTAMRRRTSQLGAAKNLKLDASFEGGNLRAEGHYSLRDDGLAVMADVRASDVPVDRVLQHLPQIDNDSLSGRLEAEMRYVLEPDHRNMLTGWARMRDAKIHLPGAEEPSAEVRNAIADIAALDLRRRRVHVRSLVLRGTTLQPESQLGATILSSLKDERRGRTLRGRKNAPTVPAWRWSVDRFDATGAQLRVPGPADEEFDVVATIRGENLGPRSHWSPVHATFRHGLGSAEFVGSVRTSYEEPRLEGQLSAKEVDLPAFAHEVGLNGANLIRSGRISANVDVLLEPGSAGFGLNGIISVIGPSVVGRPPEPPPKPETATGAHEAGAPAPVAPAVPVRSEFQNAIGPRLGLPGEEEVDLLETFALGAARIDIAVNTPAPEKRTRGPQPERLWHFDATLTRPYLHVARDEDGWVLPSLGAPEEEKLEASADTNADAGALAAAGNAATRPSPVPLSELLRPVTIGRLAVVSGHIRLTDESAEPPLVIDVDEISGTATELEPSPFEAQELFLQGYGADLGLLEIRGNEATEWNGLEVAGEEIPLYLAGPYLERLGVPYRFSGGMGSFVSELRHEPDGWTADTLLVLNQPDVDRWTEATVPHDKLGMPLASAFRLLRDQNGDVRIRVPSLANLEEQFDVAVYDAIQGAHQAPSSGGALTPTTVGFAPGQSDLKPVSRSRLRSIARLVASQPRLRIELAAPMSLQDLRWFRERAVLTSLDERGGLMGALRLLGATDEKERIRRALQARVGGKSWYLESYEEEVLQELLSQQPPASPRDIRALAGRRLSAIEKLFLQEGIPYGRLARREVTGDGRTTLAAVLVTVRAPARPTVTRSLPAPDDDV; translated from the coding sequence ATGCACGACGACGAGGCGGCCGCGCCGGAACCGGTGCCTTCCGAGGCTCGCCGACGCCCCCGGCGCATTCACGTGGTGCGCTGGCTCATCCTCGGGCTTTTGGTCACCGCCGGCTACTGGATCGCGTCGTATAGCGTGCGCCCCGCGGCGCAATCGTGGCTGTCGCGCACTCTTGGCTCCCCCGTGAAAGTCGTCCGCGTCGGCTTCGACCCGATCGACGCCGTCATCACCCTCGAAGGCCTCGTCACCCGCCTTCCCTCGGAAGGGAACGCCCTAGGCCCTCCGATCGTCGCCGAGCGCGCCCGCATCGACCTGCAGTGGTTCCCTCTGGTACACAAGCGTCTCCAGGTCCGCGAGTTCACGCTCGAGGGCGCAGTGATCACACTGGACGAGGCGCCCAATCTCGTGCCGAGTCTCGAAACGCTCGGCGCGCCCGCGAGGCCGAAGACCCTTCCCGACGGATGGACGGTGCAAGTGGACCGGGTCGCTCTGCGGGACAGCACCCTGAAACTGCGCTCACTCAGCACTGGGACCGAGCCTCTGACAATCTCCGTGCACGAAGCGGAAGTCACCGCCATGCGCCGGCGGACGAGCCAGTTGGGCGCCGCCAAGAACTTGAAGCTCGACGCCAGCTTCGAAGGCGGCAACCTTCGCGCCGAAGGCCACTACTCTCTGCGCGACGATGGACTTGCCGTGATGGCCGACGTCCGCGCTTCGGATGTCCCCGTCGACCGCGTCCTCCAGCATCTCCCGCAAATCGACAACGACTCTCTGTCAGGTCGGCTCGAAGCGGAAATGCGGTACGTGCTCGAGCCCGACCACCGCAACATGCTCACCGGGTGGGCGCGCATGCGCGACGCGAAGATCCACCTGCCCGGGGCCGAAGAGCCCTCCGCCGAAGTCCGCAACGCCATCGCCGACATCGCGGCACTCGATCTTCGGCGGCGCCGCGTGCACGTCCGATCGCTCGTCCTACGGGGAACAACACTGCAGCCGGAATCGCAGCTCGGCGCCACGATACTCTCCTCGTTGAAGGACGAACGCCGCGGCCGGACCCTGCGCGGACGAAAGAACGCCCCCACGGTTCCGGCATGGCGTTGGTCCGTCGATCGCTTCGACGCAACGGGCGCACAGCTGCGGGTTCCGGGGCCGGCCGACGAAGAGTTCGACGTCGTCGCAACGATCCGCGGTGAGAACCTAGGCCCGCGCTCCCACTGGTCGCCGGTGCATGCTACCTTCCGGCACGGACTCGGGAGCGCCGAGTTCGTCGGCTCCGTGCGCACCTCCTACGAGGAGCCGCGCCTCGAGGGCCAACTGTCGGCGAAGGAGGTCGACCTCCCCGCGTTCGCACACGAAGTCGGTCTCAACGGCGCGAATCTCATCCGAAGCGGACGCATCTCCGCGAACGTCGACGTGCTTCTCGAACCGGGCTCCGCCGGCTTCGGACTGAACGGGATCATCTCCGTGATCGGCCCGTCGGTCGTCGGCCGCCCTCCGGAGCCGCCACCAAAACCGGAGACGGCAACCGGAGCACACGAGGCCGGAGCCCCGGCCCCCGTCGCTCCGGCAGTTCCCGTTCGATCGGAATTCCAGAACGCGATCGGCCCGCGACTCGGCCTGCCGGGCGAAGAGGAGGTCGACCTTCTCGAGACCTTCGCACTCGGCGCGGCGCGGATCGACATTGCCGTGAACACACCGGCTCCCGAGAAGCGCACGCGCGGCCCACAGCCGGAGCGCCTCTGGCACTTCGACGCGACGCTGACCCGACCGTATCTCCACGTCGCGCGCGATGAAGACGGCTGGGTCCTCCCGTCGCTCGGAGCGCCGGAAGAGGAAAAACTCGAGGCATCCGCGGACACGAATGCCGACGCAGGTGCGCTCGCCGCAGCCGGGAACGCCGCGACGCGGCCGTCGCCCGTCCCACTCTCCGAGCTCCTCCGCCCCGTCACGATCGGGCGCCTCGCCGTCGTTTCCGGCCACATACGCCTCACCGATGAATCCGCGGAGCCGCCGCTCGTGATCGATGTGGATGAGATCAGTGGCACCGCCACCGAGTTGGAACCGTCTCCGTTCGAGGCGCAGGAACTCTTCCTGCAAGGCTACGGAGCCGACCTGGGCCTCCTGGAGATCCGGGGCAACGAAGCGACCGAATGGAACGGCCTCGAAGTCGCCGGTGAGGAGATCCCGTTGTACCTCGCCGGGCCCTACCTGGAGCGGCTCGGCGTGCCCTACCGTTTCAGCGGTGGGATGGGTTCCTTCGTGTCGGAACTCCGACACGAGCCCGACGGCTGGACGGCCGACACTCTGCTCGTACTGAACCAACCCGACGTCGATCGGTGGACCGAGGCGACCGTTCCCCACGACAAGCTCGGAATGCCCCTCGCTTCGGCGTTCCGACTTCTGCGCGATCAGAACGGCGACGTCCGCATCCGCGTCCCCAGCCTCGCCAATCTCGAAGAGCAGTTTGACGTCGCGGTCTACGACGCGATTCAGGGCGCGCACCAGGCGCCGAGCTCCGGCGGTGCATTGACCCCGACGACGGTGGGCTTCGCGCCGGGCCAGAGTGACCTCAAGCCGGTATCGCGATCCCGACTCCGGTCGATCGCGCGACTCGTCGCGTCGCAGCCTCGGCTGCGCATAGAACTCGCCGCACCCATGTCGCTTCAGGACCTCCGCTGGTTCCGCGAACGAGCCGTGCTCACGAGTCTGGACGAACGGGGTGGGTTGATGGGCGCCCTGCGCCTGCTCGGCGCCACCGACGAGAAAGAGCGGATCCGGCGCGCGCTCCAAGCACGGGTAGGAGGGAAATCCTGGTACCTCGAGTCCTACGAGGAGGAAGTCCTACAGGAGCTGCTCTCGCAGCAACCGCCCGCCAGTCCGCGCGACATACGCGCCTTGGCCGGCCGTCGGCTCTCCGCAATCGAGAAGCTGTTTTTGCAAGAAGGCATCCCGTACGGCCGACTCGCCCGTCGCGAAGTCACGGGCGACGGACGGACGACGCTCGCCGCAGTTCTCGTCACTGTGCGGGCTCCGGCCCGACCGACCGTGACACGAAGCTTGCCTGCACCGGACGACGACGTATGA
- a CDS encoding saccharopine dehydrogenase NADP-binding domain-containing protein translates to MSDDRYDFTLFGATGFTGREALRYLVEKPPAALGRWAIAGRDRRKLEALLRDVAPGREDIAIVVADSTDPESVDALVAGTRALIHLAGPYARYGELYIRACVDHGTHYVDLTGEIPWVRRMVDAYHERAAERRVKLVFTAGYEALPFDLVTLLAAQTMRERHQVGCRRVDIVAHATVPSGTGAGDMLSGGTVNTLREALREGPEEGADDPAALIAGDAEATAVRDRSPIVVAPWHDDELGGYIGPVFPAPFINPPIVLRSAALFAEAGAPYGDEFAYREGTLVGPSAGHRVAAEMLCLAIRGMSGVLAGGNWLRQGVLGVLDRVGPKSGEGPSEKALAETDYGLRARGLGPAGEEVFVSLRAKGHPGYRSTARMIAEAGLALAFDQEQLPEIYGAVTPATGVGVAVLGRLRDAGVEFEVE, encoded by the coding sequence ATGTCGGATGACCGCTATGATTTCACTCTCTTCGGCGCCACTGGATTTACGGGTAGAGAGGCGCTCCGGTACCTGGTCGAGAAGCCGCCCGCGGCGCTCGGGCGGTGGGCTATCGCGGGGCGGGATCGCCGGAAGCTGGAAGCGCTACTGCGTGACGTCGCGCCGGGACGCGAGGACATCGCGATCGTCGTCGCGGACAGCACCGATCCGGAGTCCGTCGATGCGCTCGTCGCAGGAACCCGCGCTCTCATCCACCTTGCGGGACCGTACGCACGATACGGCGAACTCTACATTCGGGCCTGCGTCGACCACGGAACGCACTACGTAGATCTCACGGGTGAGATCCCATGGGTGCGGCGAATGGTAGACGCCTACCACGAGCGCGCCGCCGAACGTCGCGTGAAGCTCGTGTTCACTGCCGGATACGAGGCGCTTCCGTTCGATCTCGTGACGCTGCTCGCGGCACAGACGATGCGCGAGCGACATCAGGTCGGATGTCGACGCGTCGACATCGTGGCGCACGCGACGGTGCCGTCGGGAACGGGAGCCGGTGACATGCTGAGCGGTGGGACCGTGAACACGCTACGCGAGGCCCTCCGCGAGGGGCCGGAAGAAGGTGCGGACGACCCGGCGGCGCTCATCGCAGGCGACGCGGAAGCGACGGCGGTGCGCGACCGCAGTCCGATCGTCGTCGCGCCTTGGCACGACGACGAGCTCGGCGGGTACATCGGGCCGGTCTTTCCCGCGCCGTTCATCAATCCTCCGATCGTCCTGCGGAGTGCCGCGTTGTTCGCGGAAGCGGGGGCGCCGTACGGAGACGAATTCGCCTATCGCGAGGGAACGCTCGTCGGTCCCTCGGCGGGGCATCGCGTCGCGGCCGAGATGCTGTGTCTCGCCATCCGGGGCATGTCGGGGGTGCTCGCCGGAGGCAACTGGCTGCGCCAGGGGGTCCTCGGAGTTCTCGACCGTGTCGGGCCGAAATCGGGCGAGGGCCCGAGCGAAAAAGCCTTGGCGGAGACGGACTACGGCCTCCGTGCGCGAGGTCTCGGCCCGGCGGGGGAAGAGGTGTTCGTCTCCCTGCGGGCGAAGGGACACCCGGGGTATCGCTCGACGGCGCGGATGATCGCCGAGGCGGGGCTCGCCCTGGCGTTCGACCAAGAGCAGCTGCCGGAGATCTACGGCGCGGTCACTCCGGCGACCGGCGTGGGCGTCGCGGTCCTCGGCCGGCTGCGCGATGCGGGAGTCGAGTTCGAGGTCGAATGA
- a CDS encoding NAD-dependent epimerase/dehydratase family protein, which produces MPSVSPNDGPVAVTGASGFIGSHVVATLLRRGYQVRACITDPTNPEKADHVLAMNDAGHPGRVALHKANLLEESSYDEPFSGCSAILHVGTAMAYGGANNPQQVYDGAVNGTKNVMRSARKTDLKRFVYTSSFAAIMNPRPPGYQYTEADWASDNRENDPNWSLENLNDKGETGYAMAKVETERIVYRIAEEDGRFESVSINPIVVLGPLLGKAHDLVFSWQWFLGRMLRGKDCERGWQHLWNVVDVRDVAEAHVLAIESDACRNGDRYQLSATDESGEIDCNRLQAHLAKSFPQIDVGGAPAAMAKMIEKYGKVYDAPRAHCDKARTNLGLKTHPIEDTLRETGRTLIDLGLIEPKLK; this is translated from the coding sequence ATGCCCTCGGTCTCCCCGAACGATGGCCCGGTCGCCGTCACCGGCGCCTCCGGCTTCATCGGCTCCCACGTCGTCGCGACGCTTCTCCGGCGCGGCTACCAAGTCCGCGCCTGCATCACGGATCCGACCAATCCCGAGAAAGCGGACCACGTTCTCGCTATGAACGACGCGGGGCATCCGGGCCGCGTCGCTCTCCACAAGGCGAACCTCCTCGAAGAGAGCAGCTACGACGAGCCCTTCTCCGGGTGCTCCGCCATCCTCCACGTGGGCACCGCGATGGCTTACGGCGGCGCAAACAATCCGCAGCAGGTGTACGACGGCGCCGTCAACGGCACCAAAAACGTCATGCGGTCGGCCCGAAAAACCGACCTCAAGCGCTTCGTCTACACGAGCTCGTTCGCCGCGATCATGAACCCCAGGCCGCCGGGCTATCAGTACACCGAGGCGGACTGGGCGTCAGACAATCGCGAGAACGACCCCAACTGGAGCCTCGAGAACCTGAACGACAAGGGCGAGACCGGCTACGCGATGGCGAAGGTGGAGACCGAGCGCATCGTCTACCGCATCGCCGAAGAGGACGGGCGGTTCGAGTCCGTATCGATCAATCCGATCGTCGTTCTCGGTCCGCTTCTCGGCAAGGCGCACGACCTCGTGTTCTCCTGGCAGTGGTTCCTCGGTCGCATGCTGCGCGGCAAGGATTGCGAGCGCGGCTGGCAGCATCTCTGGAACGTAGTCGACGTGCGCGACGTTGCAGAAGCTCACGTGCTCGCCATCGAAAGCGACGCGTGTCGCAACGGCGACCGCTACCAGCTCTCGGCAACCGACGAGTCCGGCGAGATCGACTGCAACCGTCTCCAGGCGCATCTCGCGAAGTCATTCCCACAGATCGATGTGGGAGGCGCGCCTGCAGCCATGGCGAAGATGATCGAGAAGTACGGGAAGGTCTACGACGCGCCGCGCGCGCACTGCGACAAGGCACGCACGAACCTCGGTCTAAAAACCCATCCCATCGAAGACACGCTGCGCGAGACCGGTCGAACCCTGATCGACCTCGGCCTCATCGAACCCAAGCTCAAGTGA
- a CDS encoding cytochrome P450 → MAATATAEHTAPTDVKLPLNLTSREFVDDKYRHYEWIRENAPVCPARISVVRFHLLSRYEDCVQLTKDPRFFRNRTNATGGSRFPVPLPKSIQLVAQSMITEDAPEHRRLRTLVNQAFKPGAISRIEGQIDALTHELLDAAEKQGEVDLMQAYALPIPITVIRGLLGVPEDDMPRFRDTMKALSDGLTGWRVLRTMIWDMPRTIGFTREMIERKRSDPQDDILTSLIHAEEEGDRLTEDELVAMCLLLIIAGYETTSHLITNAVLTLLQHPDQLERLRADPSLMGTAVEEIQRFRGPVHSSKPTYAAEDVTWHGVTIKKGTGVLPVYAAANHDPDAFDDPQTFDIARDPNHHLGFGHGTHFCLGAQLARLETQIALRNLLERNPNLRLAVDPGRLRLQALPGWHRYESLPVALG, encoded by the coding sequence ATGGCCGCCACCGCTACAGCGGAGCACACCGCCCCGACCGACGTGAAGCTCCCACTGAACCTCACGAGCCGCGAGTTCGTCGACGACAAGTACCGCCACTACGAGTGGATCCGAGAGAACGCACCGGTCTGCCCCGCGCGGATCAGCGTCGTCCGATTCCATCTGCTGTCGCGGTACGAGGACTGCGTGCAACTCACGAAGGATCCGCGTTTCTTTCGCAACCGCACGAACGCCACGGGTGGAAGTCGGTTCCCGGTTCCTCTGCCCAAATCGATCCAACTCGTCGCACAGAGCATGATCACCGAGGACGCCCCCGAGCACCGGCGCCTCCGCACTCTCGTGAATCAGGCCTTCAAGCCCGGGGCGATCTCCCGAATCGAAGGTCAGATCGATGCACTCACGCATGAACTCCTCGACGCTGCCGAGAAGCAGGGCGAAGTCGATCTCATGCAGGCCTACGCCCTGCCCATCCCAATCACGGTGATCCGCGGCCTTCTCGGCGTCCCCGAAGACGACATGCCGAGATTCCGAGACACCATGAAGGCGCTGTCGGACGGACTCACGGGATGGCGCGTTCTGCGCACGATGATCTGGGACATGCCGCGGACGATCGGGTTCACGCGCGAGATGATCGAGCGCAAACGCTCCGACCCGCAGGACGACATCCTCACGAGCCTGATTCACGCCGAGGAGGAAGGCGACCGACTGACCGAAGATGAACTCGTCGCGATGTGCTTGCTCCTCATCATCGCCGGATACGAGACGACGTCGCACCTGATCACGAACGCGGTGCTCACGCTTCTACAGCATCCCGATCAGCTGGAGCGACTTCGTGCCGACCCCAGCCTGATGGGCACAGCCGTAGAGGAGATCCAGCGTTTTCGCGGCCCGGTGCACAGCTCCAAACCCACCTATGCCGCGGAGGACGTCACGTGGCACGGCGTGACGATCAAGAAGGGGACCGGTGTCCTGCCGGTGTACGCCGCCGCCAACCACGACCCGGACGCGTTCGACGACCCCCAGACTTTCGACATCGCGCGCGACCCCAACCACCATCTCGGCTTCGGACACGGCACCCACTTCTGCCTCGGCGCCCAGCTCGCCCGCCTCGAGACCCAGATCGCGCTCCGAAACCTGCTCGAGCGCAACCCGAACCTTCGCCTCGCGGTAGATCCCGGCCGGCTTCGCCTGCAAGCCCTCCCCGGATGGCATCGCTACGAGAGCCTTCCGGTCGCCTTGGGCTAG
- a CDS encoding CAP domain-containing protein, whose translation MTNTIHRVVIAVLLSAVVGCGATKPEPTGGPAAPKPTSESQVVEVDVFRAVNAQREAAGEALLEWNGHLAVLAREHSDMMAVGRVPVGHAGFDIRMRGAVSLSGSKRGAENVSAQPREASEVASASVKQWLGSDKHRKNMLGHFTETGVGVARVADGKYFVTQIFVQ comes from the coding sequence ATGACCAACACGATTCACCGCGTCGTGATCGCCGTTCTCTTGTCCGCGGTCGTCGGCTGCGGGGCGACGAAGCCTGAGCCGACGGGCGGTCCGGCTGCGCCAAAACCCACTTCGGAGTCGCAGGTCGTCGAAGTCGACGTCTTTCGGGCCGTGAATGCGCAGCGTGAGGCCGCGGGTGAGGCGCTGCTCGAGTGGAACGGGCATCTCGCCGTCCTCGCGCGCGAGCATAGCGACATGATGGCGGTCGGGCGGGTGCCGGTCGGTCATGCCGGGTTCGACATTCGGATGCGCGGGGCGGTTTCGCTCTCCGGGTCGAAGAGAGGAGCCGAGAACGTCTCGGCGCAGCCGCGCGAGGCGTCCGAGGTCGCATCGGCGTCGGTGAAGCAGTGGCTCGGGAGCGACAAGCATCGCAAGAACATGCTGGGGCACTTCACGGAGACGGGAGTCGGCGTCGCACGCGTGGCCGACGGCAAGTATTTCGTCACGCAGATCTTCGTGCAGTAG